The Dokdonia donghaensis DSW-1 DNA window ATGAGAATAACGAAGAGTCAGACCTTCTGTACCCAGAAAGAATTATAGAAATCATTAATGAAGTTACGACTCAAGGGTACTTGCACTCAGATATTTGTATTCTTACAAGAAGTAATAAACACGGTACACACATTGCTCAAGTTTTACAAGAGGCAGGTACAGAGGTTGTCTCCTCAGAGAGTTTACTTATCGAAAATTCTCCTACCGTGCAGTTTATACACAACTTTATCACAATGCTTTCTTTTCCTAAACAATTAGAGTATAGACTTGCTGTACTTTACTTTTTAGGAACACATTATACTATAAAGGACACCCATAATTTTTACAGTACTCATACGGCTAGCACATTATCAGAATTTTTAGAGCAGCTCAAAGCTTTTGATGTTTTTATACATCTCGATTACTTAAAAAACCTCTCTCTTTATGAGTATATAGAGTACGTTATACGCTCCTTTTACTTAGCTCCAATATCTGATGCATATGTAGTGGCATACCTCGATCTGGCTTATAATTATGCTCAAGCACACAGTGGTGGTGTTTTAGGTTTTATAGACTACTGGGAAGAAAAAAGAGAAAAAGCAAGTATCGTAGCACCAGCACAAGACAATGCTGTGCAGATAATGAGTATTCATAAATCAAAAGGGCTTGAGTTTCCAGTAGTTATATATCCTTATGCAGACTCAGACTTGTATCGCACTCGTGGCGAGCACCAGTGGTTCCCTATGGAAAATGAAGATATTAATGGTTTTAACACTTTAATGGTCCCACATAATAATGCGCTTAACGATTTTGGAGAGGCTGGCATAGCGCTTTTCGAAAAAAGAAACAATGAGCAACAATTTGACACCATAAATGTACTTTATGTAGCACTCACTCGTGCCTCAGAGCGGTTATATGTGTTATCACGCTTTCGCGAAAGCGTAAAAAAAATAGGTTCATATAGTGACCTTTTTATCGATTATCTTCAAAACAACAATTTGTGGAATAACGACCAGCGAGAATATAGTTTTGGCAGCAAAACAGCCGCTATTAAAAAAAACAAAACTTCTGATTATCAAAATTTTACACCCACCATTCGGTCTACAGCCAGAGAAGAGTTAGGTATACAAGTAATTACTCAGGCTAGTTTTCTATGGGATGAGAAAAAGCAAAATGCAATTACTTATGGTAATCTCATACACGAGTTAATGGCCGCTGTTACAAACCACAATACAATTACAGCCGTAGTTGATGATGCTGTGCGCCACGGTATCATACCTCAAGAAAGCCGAAAGGTTATGACGGGCATAATGAATCAGGTTGTCTCACATCCAGACCTAAAGTTATTTTTTGAAGAAGAAAACACCGTTTACAATGAACGTATGATACTTGCCAGTGATGGTCGTTTTCACATACCTGATCGTGTTGTAGTTACTGCAGACGGAAGTACTATAATTATAGACTATAAAACGGGTGCCCATAACTACTCTTATGCAAAACAACTTGCAACCTACGCCGGGTTATATCAAGAGATGGGTTATGACGTAACTCATAAACTGCTTGTTTATATAGACAGCACTATAGAAGTAGTCGCAGTTTAATACCTTTGTAAAAAACAAACACATATGTACGGTAGTATACAACAACACTTACAAAAAGAACTTGCAGAAATTAAAGATGCAGGACTATATAAAAAAGAGCGCATTATCACATCTCCTCAAGATGCGGTAATCACAATTTCTACAGGAGAAGAGGTAATAAACTTTTGTGCAAATAACTATTTAGGGCTGTCATCACACCCAGAAGTAATACAGGCTGCAAAGGACACTATGGATACTCACGGTTTTGGGATGAGTTCTGTACGTTTTATTTGTGGTACACAAGACATACATAAAGAATTAGAGCAGCGTATTGCCAAATTTTATGGAACAGAAGATACCATATTATATGCTGCAGCCTTTGATGCAAATGGTGGTGTTTTTGAGCCGCTACTAGGTAAGGAAGATGCGATTATATCTGACTCGCTTAATCACGCTTCTATAATAGACGGGGTACGCCTTTGTAAAGCTGCTAGATATCGCTATGCAAATAATGATATGGCAGATCTAGAAGAGCAACTTAAAAAAGCAAATGAAAATGGTGCTCGCCACAAAATTATAGTTACAGATGGTGTGTTCTCAATGGACGGTCTTGTTGCTCCACTAGATGAGATTTGTGATCTAGCAGATAAGTATGACGCTCTTGTAATGATAGATGAATGTCACGCTACAGGTTTTATAGGTGAGCGCGGTATAGGTACGCTAGAAGAAAAAGGTGTTTTAGGTCGTGTAGATATTATTACTGGCACATTAGGTAAGGCACTAGGTGGCGCAATGGGAGGATATACAACTGCAAAAAAAGAGGTTATAGAAATACTACGCCAGCGTAGTCGTCCTTACTTATTTTCAAATTCTCTTGCTCCAGCCATTGTAGGTGCTTCAATAAAAGTCTTAGATTTATTAGAAAAAGACACTTCTTTACGAGATAAGCTAGCAGAAAACACAGCATATTTCAAAAAAGGAATGAAAAAAGCGGGTTTTGATATTATAGATGGAGACTCTGCAATTGTTCCTGTAATGCTCTATGATGCAAAGCTCTCTCAAGATATGGCAGACGCACTTTTAGAAGAAGGTATATATGTGATAGGCTTCTTCTTCCCCGTGGTACCAAAGGGAAAGGCACGCATTCGTGTACAATTGAGTGCTGCTCATTCTATTGAACATCTTGATGCTGCGATAGCAGCTTTTACAAAAGTGGGAAAAGATTTAAAAGTAATTTAAACGGTCCTTACCCCCTGTTTGTAAGGGAGGTTTGGAAAAATTTAGTACTTTTAGCTTTGTTGATTAATTTTAACAACTTACTTTTGTCGGTAATTAACACTTAAAATTTAAGACTAAACAATGAAACATCTTAGCAGATTTTTAGTTGCAGCACTTATGATTCTTGCTTTAGGATCAGTGAATGCACAAGACGCAAACAATCCTTGGGCTATCTCAGTCGGAGCAAACGCAATTGACACATACCCAGTAGGTGACGCAATAGACGGAGTTCCTGGAGCTGGTGAATTAAGAGGAAACTTATTTGAAGAATTCTACAATGTTGAAGATCACTGGAGCATCGTACCTTCAGTTTCTTATGTAAACGTTTCTCGCTACTTAGGAGATGGTTTCACATTTGGAGTATCTGGTTCATTAAACAGAATTGACAAATTAGGAGATTCAAGACCAAGAAATGAATTACAATACTACGGAGCTGATGGAGATTTCTCTTATAGCTTAAGAGACCTTATCAATGGTGAAGGTGGATGGTTTGATCCTTCTCTTTCTGTTGGTGCTGGTTATACGTGGGTAGAAAGTTCACTAGACGGTGAGTTAGGTGGATTTGGAACTGCAAATGCTGCTGCCGGAGTTAAAATTTGGTTAGGAGAAAACTTCAATATTGGTTTACAATCTAAATATAAGCACGCTTTTGAAGATGACGGAATCAAGCACTTTCAACACGTTGCTGCTGTAGGTATTGTTTTCGGAGGAAAAGATACAGACGGTGATGGGATATATGACAAAGATGATGCTTGTCCAGAAGTTGCAGGTCTTCCTGAGTTTGACGGATGTCCAGACTCTGACGGTGACGGTATCCAAGATTCTAAAGATGCTTGTCCTACTGTTGCTGGTTTAGCAGAGTTTGATGGTTGTCCTGATACAGACGGTGATGGTATTCCTGATCCTAAGGATGCTTGTCCTACTGTTGCTGGTATCGCTGCTTTAGGTGGTTGTCCAGATGCAGATGGTGATGGTATCAAAGATGCTGATGATACTTGTCCAAATGAGGCAGGACCACGTGCTAACAACGGATGTCCTTACCAAGATAAAGACGGTGACGGTGTACTAGATAAAGATGATGAGTGTCCAGACGTTGCAGGAACTGTAGCAAACAATGGATGTCCAGAAGTATCTGTAGAAGTTCTTAATGATCTTAACGTTGAAACTAAAAAAGTACTTTTTGATTACAACAAAGCATCAATCAGAACTGAATCTTATGCGACTCTTGATAAGGTAGCATCAGTAATGATGGAGTACCCAACAACTCGTTTCCTTATCGAAGGTCACACTGATGATAGAGGACGTGATGCATATAACTTAAATCTTTCTGACCAGAGAGCTGCTTCAGTAAGAAGCTACTTAACAGGAAAAGGAATCCCAGCGTCTCGTTTAGAATCTAAAGGATTTGGTGAAGCTAGACCAGTTGCTTCAAATAAAACTGCTGCAGGACGTCAAGAAAACAGACGTGTTGAGCTTTCTATTTTAGAGCAATAGAAATAAAATAAGATTTTTATAATCTTAAAAACGCCTCGCAATTGCGAGGCGTTTTTTATTTTAGACTATGCAAAGTTTTATAGACGTCGTACTAGAAGAGGAAAGTGTAACAGATACAGATAATCTCATATTTATTTTACCTAGCCGAAGAGCTGGTAATACACTTAGAAAGAAAATAGCTCAGAGAGCACATAAAACTTCATTTGCTCCACAAATTTTCTCAATTGAAGAATTTATATCCCACATAACAGGATTAAAATCTGCGAGCAATGTAGACTTAATATTTAATCTCTTTGAAAGTTATACAGAAGTTGTAGAGAAGGAAAAGCTAGTAAGCTTCCAAACTTTCTGTGGCTGGGCTCAATCTATATTGAGTGACTTTAATGAAATAGATCGGTTTTTGCTGGATCAAAAAAAAGTCTTTAACCACCTTAAAGATATAAAGGAACTATCAGATCATTGGTCTTCATCTACAAATGAGATAGTTGTAAATTATATAGACTTCTGGAACAACTTACTTCAGATTTACACAGTCTTTTGCGAGAAATCACTTAGTATTGATGCTGTCCATCAAGGGTATATTTATAGACAAGCTGTAGAGGTTATAGAGCATTATATATCTTCATCTACTCAGGTAAGACACGTTTTTCTAGGCTTTAATGCGCTTAATACTGCAGAACAACAAATTATACAGGCCATACTAGCCTCAGGAAATTCGGAAATTTATTGGGATACAGAAAAGTCATTTATTAAAAACCCATATCACGAGACTAATCTCTTTATAAAGAAATACAAGCGAGACTGGGCATATTACAGCGCCAATGACTTTTCTTGGAGCTTTGATAATTATAGTACTTCAAAAAATATAAATACTTATGCCTGCTCACAAGATGTCCTACAGGCCAAAACTCTAGGAACTATTCTTGAAAAAACATCTCAAGACGCACTTTCCAAAACTGCTATCATTCTAGGAGACGAGGCATTATTATTACCTGTACTTAACGCACTACCTACACACATCCATAAAGTAAATATTACGATGGGTATTCCAATAGGTAAAACCCCGACAGCTTCATTTTTTGAGCAACTGCTTAGTTTAAAAAAGAATCCACAGACTAATGGGTACTATTACAAGGATGTTTTAAAAGTACTACGCAATCCCATTACTCAGGCATTACTAAAAGAAACAGCCACAACATTACAACAAGAGATTATATCTAAAAACCTCATTTATGTCTCTACAGGCGTATTACTAAATACTGTTAACCAAGAGCACCTAAATATTGCCAAGACCTTATTTCTAGAGTGGAATGATAACCCAAAACTCGCAGTATCAAATTGTCTTCAAATCATTAGTGAGTTAAGAACTATATACGACGAAACTCAAAACAGTTTACAAGTAGAGTATCTCTATGGGTTTTATGTAGCTTTTAATAAGTTAAAAACACTTATGGAAGTAAGAGAGCATATAAGTGATATCTCAACATTTATTCTCTTCTATCGTGATATTATATCTTCAGAAACTATAGATCTTAAAGGTGATCCAGATCAAGGTTTACAAATTATGGGAGTCTTAGAGTCTCGTGTGCTAGATTATGATCACGTAATCCTCACCTCTGTTAACGAGGGAATACTACCTTCTGGTAAGAGCCAAAACTCCTACATACCTTACGATCTTAAAAAGCTATATGATTTACCTACATATTCAGAAAAAGATGCAGTATATGCTTATCACTTTTACCATCTTTTACATAGGGCTTCTACTGTAGATCTATTATATACAACTCATAGTAGCGGACTAGGAAGTAGTGAGCAAAGTCGTTTTATAAGACAGATAGAAGAAGAAGGAATTCATAACCTTACTAAATATACAGTTACACCTGCATCACACAGTACAAGCAAAAAGTCGCAAGTGATAGCAAAAACACCAGAGGTGGTTATAAAATTATCACAGTTTCTCAAAAGAGGCATATCTCCCTCTGCACTTACCACCTATTTACGCAATCCAGTGCTATTTTACGAGCGCTATATTCTCGGTATAGATAGTAGCGATGAGGTAGAAGAAACCGTTGCAGCAAATACAATGGGTACCATAGTACACAACACGCTAGAGGAACTCTATAAACCACACATAGGTATTGTACTTACAGAAGATATTTTAAAAGATCTCATTAAAGGTATTGAGCAAGAGGTACGTAATCAATTCAAATCAGAATACGGTCTCACTCATATACAAGAAGGTAAAAATAAGATCATCTACGCGGTTATATGTCGCTATGTTCACAATTACCTAAAAAGAGAGATATCCTTGCTTAAAAAGGGCGATACTGTCATAATACAAGCGGTAGAAGATGATTTACGTGATATATCCCTCACAGATACTATTACTCTAAGAGGTAAGGTAGATCTTTTAGAACAACGCAACGGTCACCTCAACATTATAGATTATAAAACCGGTAAAGTAACACAAACCGATCTCAACTTAAAGTCTTATGAAGACTTGCTCCTGCCTGAAGGTAAATTTGAAAAAGCATTCCAAGTGCTTATGTATGCATTTATGCTTAACAAAAAGAAGCCTCTTCAGTTTCCCGTAAATGCGGGAATAATATCTTTCAAAAATCTACAGTCAGGCTTTCTACCATTTAAATACAATAGAAACCAAGAGATCACAGCAGACACCCTTTTGGAGTTTGAGGCTGTTTTAAAAAGATTGGTAAAAGAAATATTAGACCCTTCTATTCCCTTTACAGAAAGGTAGTTTACGCTTTCGCGAAAGCGTACTAAAAACATATAAAAAACCCATCAATACGTATTGATGGGTTTTTATTTTTTAAAACGTGGAGAATACCAGATTCGAACTGGTGGCCTTTTGACTGCCAGTCAAACGCTCTAGCCAACTGAGCTAATCCCCCAAAATAAAATTTACTCTTGAACTCTTAAAATGAGTAGTGGTTTAGGTGTAAAGAACTCTTTTTTGAGTACTACATTTTTTTCCCAGAGTTTTTTAAAGAAACCTCTCTTCCTACGCACCACACAAACTATATCTGGGTTTACAGACTGAAAATGTTCAAGTACACCTTGATAGGTAGTTGCGTTTGAGGTGGTCTTATAAGATGCACTCATCTCCTTAAGGTCGTCAGATACGTTTTTCATCTTATCGTCACTCTCTGGTGTCTCAACGTGCAAAAGTTGAATCTCTGTGCCAAAATGCTTTTGCATTTTTTTAAGCGGTTCTAGATGACGTTTTTTATCAAAGTTTCCATTTTTAAAAGCCATAAGTATTTGAGATGGCTGTTTAAAGGTTTCGTTTTCTGGCACTATGAAGGCTGGTATATTAGTACTCTTTACTAGCTTTCCAGTGGTATTACCAAGATAGACCTCGTCACGTACAGAGTTACTGTGCGGTGAGAGTACCATAAGATCTACAGGTACGTGTTTATTAAAACGCTCTACACCATCTACCACTCCACCTTTTATAGGATGTGACACTACAGAGACTCCTTTATGATCTACACTACTTACCACTTTCTCTAGTGTGTTTTCTGTATCTTCTTTAAGAACGGTGTTTAACTTTGAGGCGCTTCCTGCCTTAGAAAATTCTTGAAACACTGAGATAACATACACATTTGCATCTACCTCTTGAGCAAGATCTATTGCATATTGAAGTGTGTTAACCGCACTCTTTGATGAACCTATAGGAACAAGAATATTTTTCATACCGTAATTTGTAATTTTACATAAGATTACAAAAATACTTTTAAACTGTGATTGTAAAGGCAAAAAAAATAGACATCCCAGAGATACTTGCGCTTACTAGAGCGTGCGCAAAATCTATGATTGAAAAAGGCATCTATCAATGGAATGAGCATTATCCTAGTGCCGCCGCTTTTGAGCAAGATATAGACCGTGAGGAACTCTGTGTTTTAAAAAAAGACGGAGCTATCATAGGGACCATCGTGGTATCTATCATTATGGATAAAGAGTATGAAGATGTTGAATGGTTAACTCAATCTCAAGGTAATATCTACATACATAGACTAGCCGTACATCCAGATATGCAGGGTAAGGGTTATGCTAGAAAAATGATGAACTATGCACATCAATTTGCACAACAAGCTGGAGCACCTTCTATACGGCTCGACACCTTCTCGCAAAATAAGCGCAATCAACAATTTTATGAAGCTCGCGGTTATAAAAGACTGGGTAATATCTATTTTCCAAAGCAAAGTAATGATCCCTTCTATTGTTATGAGCGCATTATATAAGATGTATTTTTGTTACTCAATTATTTTAAAGCCTGAGTTATCACTATACTATCCCATAACATAGATATTTCCTTTAAGCGCATACAGCAGCTGGCAGTTCCTGCGCTTATTGCTGGTATTGCAGAGCCTGTACTCTCTAGCACAGACGCTGCAGTAGTAGGCAACATTGCAGAAAATAGTGTGGAGGCACTCGCAGCTGTAGGTATTGTAGGTTCTTTTCTCTCTATGCTTATATGGATACTAGGGCAAACACGTAGCGCCATTTCTGCCATAATATCTCAAAACCTAGGTGCTGGAAAGCTTGAAGATATTAAAGTATTACCTGCACAGGCTATTTACTTTAATATCATTCTATCTATCATTGTTTTAGGGAGTACATACTTCTTTGTAAAAGAGATTTTTATGCTACTTAATGCAAAGGGGTTGGTGTTATCTTTAAGTATAGACTATTATAATATACGCGTGTGGGGTTTCCCGCTTACACTGTTCACCTTTGCCGTGTTTGGAATTTTTAGAGGGTTACAAAATACCTTCTGGCCTATGATTGTGGCTATTATAGGCGCCTCTCTTAACATAGGTCTTGACTTTATGCTCGTATACGGTATAGACGATATTATTGAGCCTATGGGGGTTAAGGGTGCTGCCTGGGCAAGTCTCGCAGCACAGGCTGTAATGGCCATACTAGCGCTAGCGCTTTTACTTATAAAGACAGACGTTTCTCTTAGACTACGATTACCGCTACACCCTGAGATTAAAAGACTTATCTCGATGAGTCTTAACCTCTTTATAAGATCATTTTCTCTCAATGTAGCTCTTGTACTTGCTGTACGTGAGGCGACCGCAATAAGTGATGAGACAGTAGCTGCCCACACCATTGTGGCAAATATATGGCTCTTTACAGCATTCTTTATAGATGGCTATGGAGCGGCTGGCAACCTATTAAGCGGTAGATTGCTAGGCGCAAAAGACTACCCTAACCTCTGGTTACTCACAAAACGAGTTGTAAAATATAACCTGGTTGTTGCTGTTTTCTTGATGATTATCTGCGCCATTCTATACAAACCTATGGGCTTACTCTTTAGTAATGACGATGCAGTACTTATCGTATTTTATGGCGTATTTTTTATGGTGATTGTAATGCAACCTATTAACGCTATTGCCTTTACTTTAGACTCAATTTTTAAGGGTCTAGGAGAAATGGGGTGGTTACGTAACACACTTCTTGTGGCCACATTTTTAGGCTTTGTGCCCGTGCTTTATATAAGTAAATACACGGGGTGGGGTATTTTGGGAATATGGTGTGCCTTTATGGTCTGGATGCTTTTTAGGGCAGGGATGCTCATTTACTTTTACAAGAAAAAGTATTACCGACTAGCCATAAAATAACGTTTCTATAGATATAGGAGTGGTTAAGAGCGCTTTCGCGAAAGCGTACTAAAAACCTATTCCTTTTCTAAAGGTTCCTCTACCTTTTTATCACTGTCTTTTTGAGTGTCAAGCAATGCTTCATCAAAAGGTTTTCCTAAATAAACAATATGGCTCCCCTGGAAAGACTTAACATCAAGCTCTTGTACAAATGACCCTATAATATGTATGGTTCCATCCTTCTGTTTTACAAAAAGAGGAATCATCTCATCATCATCTGTAATAATTTTTGCCACTTTTGAGTACTCTTCTTTTGTAGAAATAGGCACTTCACTTATGGTAGGATACTGCCTTGTGACCTCAGTCATATTTATAAAATCATCTGTTGCAGAGAAGAGACCTTCTTTAGGTAACTGTGCTATGTTGTCCATCTCTCTTTTTGAGATGAGACGGTACGCTCCGTTTTCTCCAAATTGTTTTCTAAAACGGTTTATCGCATACTTATTGATATCGCTATTACCTGTAAGTGACATTAGATATCCTATATCGCTTAGCTCTACGTCATCTGTAAGATCGTCTGAGTAAATATTAGCCTGCATTGCCATAAGCCCTGCCTCTTTTGCGATACGTATGTGGTTTGTGTTGCTATCAAGCAAGACTACGTGGCGTCCATTTTTTTGAAGATACTTAGCAATAAGACGTGGCATTTCTGAGGCACCTACTATAAGTATTCCTTCAGATTTTACTAAAAATACGCCTACTGCCTTAGCAAATAGCCTAGCCGTTGTCGCGTTAAGAAGTACCGTCCCCAGTACAATCATAAATACAAGTGGTGTGATATACTCTGCACCAGGCTCTCCTTTAATAAGAAGTTTTGACCCAAAAAGGGAAGCAATACCTGCCGCTACAATACCGCGTGGACCCACCCAAGAGATAAAAAGCTTTGCATTAGTCTGTAAGTCTGAGCCCCAAGTACTCAAGAAAACCCCTATGGGTCTTACTATAAATACCACAACAAGAAATAATGCCAGTGTCTCCCATCTATATAGTAACTCAAGGTCTACAAGGTTCATATTTGCCGATAGCAAAATAAATAGTACTGATATAAGTAGTACACTAAGTGACTCTTTGAAGTAAAGTAACTCTTTTATATTAGGTAGGTTTATATTACCTAATACCATCCCCATTACAACTACGGCTAGCAGTCCAGACTCGTGAGCAAACTGGTCTGACATCACAAATACACCTAGTACTGCCGCGAGTGTAAAAACATTCATCAAGTAGTGTGGTACTAGCTTTCTTTTTACAATAAACGCTAGCGCGTGTGCAAACGTAAACCCAAAAGTGCTACCAAAAAGTACGATTTTTCCAAACTCAACCAGCGCCGTTTTTGTAAAAGCAGCGCCCTCCCCTACAGATATAAACTCATACATAAGTACCGCCACAAGGGCTCCTATAGGATCTATAAGAATCCCTTCCCATTTAAGAACGGTAGAGATATCACGCTTTACGGGTACATTTCTTAATATAGGTGATATTACTGTGGGTCCGGTTACAATGATTAATCCAGAAAAAAGTAATGATATCTGTAAGCTTAGTCCAAAAATCCAGTAGGCAGCAAGACCAGCTCCTATAAAAGTCACGAGACTTCCTATAGAGATAAGCTTTGTAATTACTGGGCCTACATTTCTTATTTCGTCACGCTTTAAGGTAAGTCCGCCCTCAAAAAGTATAATTGATATCGCTAGCGAGACAAAGTAGTACAGGCTCTCTCCCGGGAATAATCCTTCTTCTCCATTCC harbors:
- a CDS encoding cation:proton antiporter, producing MLELAGIIILGIIAQWAAWRLKLPAILPLLLIGLFVGPVSTLISEDGTKWIEPIWNGEEGLFPGESLYYFVSLAISIILFEGGLTLKRDEIRNVGPVITKLISIGSLVTFIGAGLAAYWIFGLSLQISLLFSGLIIVTGPTVISPILRNVPVKRDISTVLKWEGILIDPIGALVAVLMYEFISVGEGAAFTKTALVEFGKIVLFGSTFGFTFAHALAFIVKRKLVPHYLMNVFTLAAVLGVFVMSDQFAHESGLLAVVVMGMVLGNINLPNIKELLYFKESLSVLLISVLFILLSANMNLVDLELLYRWETLALFLVVVFIVRPIGVFLSTWGSDLQTNAKLFISWVGPRGIVAAGIASLFGSKLLIKGEPGAEYITPLVFMIVLGTVLLNATTARLFAKAVGVFLVKSEGILIVGASEMPRLIAKYLQKNGRHVVLLDSNTNHIRIAKEAGLMAMQANIYSDDLTDDVELSDIGYLMSLTGNSDINKYAINRFRKQFGENGAYRLISKREMDNIAQLPKEGLFSATDDFINMTEVTRQYPTISEVPISTKEEYSKVAKIITDDDEMIPLFVKQKDGTIHIIGSFVQELDVKSFQGSHIVYLGKPFDEALLDTQKDSDKKVEEPLEKE